The Gossypium hirsutum isolate 1008001.06 chromosome D06, Gossypium_hirsutum_v2.1, whole genome shotgun sequence genome contains the following window.
tattaattttattaacaaaatatatatatctttttttatttctcaatgtaTCTATCAGAACAAGCCCAATAACTAATCCTCCGCATTCTGTAGTCTAGCCTTCACCTTTCATGGGTCTAGTCTTTTGACTTTTTACATTATTTGATTCATATGATcacttataatattattaaaggcTGTACGAATAAaccaaaaacataatttaattatatatcttctCACTTTCAAAGTCATTATTAAGATTAatattagattttgatttttttttatttctcaaagtaTTTACTTGAGCAAATCCAGTAATTAATCATTCGCATTCTGTAAACCTATTAAAGGGTAGATGCTGGTCGCGAGTTTTAAAACTGCTCCATATCCAGATCGAGGATTGAATCCTCAACTACTAATTAAGATAGGAAATACCCCTACCATCTCACcagcttttaatttttttgacctATGATTTTAGAGTGTTAATTAATCCAAAAGCACATGGAGACGAGAATCTAagctattaatattttaattttcataaaaaaaataaatgtattttgttTTGTACGGAAAATTTTGAAAGCataaataataatcaatttatttaaatattatgatcATACTTTGATGTCAACGAAAGCTTTGTTTATTTCTTGTTGGTTGAGTTTTGAGTTTGGAAGTGTACGCCCCtacatgttctttatttttaattaaattatctttCAAATGGATTTGGAGCTTTCTGGTCAACACCCCATAGATATCTGGAGCTTTCTGGTCAACACTTTTATTCTTCCGTGAGTCATCTGAAAACCCAAGATTTCCACCAATCCTATCTTGAATCTTTCCAACACCGGAATCTTTAGACACCAACGCCCAGATAACAACTTCAAAATCATTCGGTGTGGTGCTGAACTTGCTGTTGAGTTTGGTCAAgagcagggatttaaattgcggtcgcggtcgcgttttcAGTCGCGTCGCGTTTGTCGCGGTCGCGGACATAACGGACGCTATTGCGGTCACTgcgggtatcgcggtcgtgaatttttttcaaattcgcaCAACTTACTGTAAAAcatagtaattataattataattataaaaagtcacttttaatgatttttagagtgttttctaacacttatgaaccttTATTAATATGACatgagaacacaacttttataatcattaattattcttatatttatttacgaattttctaagaatgttatattaactaataacaaagtaaaaaaaaaagaaatattaaacatttatcatatttaataagtttgaaagtttttataaataaaagaattgagAATTCATACATGAGAGATGTCTTCAATATTTCTTGACAGCTTTGAAGATAGTGAAGATATAAATACGctgcaaaaggaaaaaaggaatagataaattaatgaatagattctcattaattattcctatttcctaccacttattctcatctcattctactttcatatataatttaacatgcttcgattcttcattatcttttcataaaatatacttcattcatttatctaaagatatatattattttaaatgttttaatatcatcaaaattaagaacaataacaaaggatttctttaaaaaaaacataccttacaAATAATGATAGTGGCACGATTTAGTTTTCACCAATTAGTGGAATGACGAGGAAGATCAAATCCTTCACCTTCACTTTGGGAGCGTTCTTGACTTGATTCTCTTGGCCTTTGtccaaaaatatatccaaaaaaaGCAACATTTTCACCTTGGTTTTCATTCAATTGATATGGAGGATATATTTGAGGAGGAGGATACATGAAAGGTGGAGGTGGGTGATACATTGGTGGAGGAGGATACATTTGAGGCTGGTATGGCACACCATAATtaggaaatggtggataataacCATATGGTTGTGGATAACCATGTGAAGGTTGTTCTGGTGGATAAAAACCTTGAGTGCTAGTAGATGAATCACTATACCCAAGGTTACTAGAACTCGATCTCCTACCACTACCAGATGAAGAGCCTATAGAAGTATGCTTCTTGCCTTTTCCCTTTGATGGAGCTCTAGGTTCACTTCTATCTCTCCTAGGTTCAGGAAACATATTTCCATCAAACTCTGATCTGTCACGAAAATGTCCACCAGTGGTACCACCCCCATATTCTCCTCCATACTGACTAGAAGACCTAATTTCACCTCTATCACCACTATATCCGTCATCCTCATCAATTGGACTTAAACCACCACCATCGGGTCCATCGCCACTCTGACTTGGAGTTGAACTAGAACTTGAATGAGACAAAATTTGTTGTTGCGATTGatcaacatccatttcatcaTCAGAGGTATCCACAGGCAACACACCGGCATTTTCACCATCTAACAATGGATTCTCTTTCTCATGAAGCCATTCTGATAGTGGATCAACATCTTCAAAGATATAATCAAGGCTGATAGGATTAAAACTAGCATTTATATCATCAGTGCTCATTCTTTGTTGATGCCTCATCTTAAGCCTCATATTATAATAGGTAAACActagtttttcaagttttttatactTTAACCTATTTCTTGCCTTGGTGTGAATATAACTAAATGTGCTCCAATTTCGTTCGCAATTTGATGCTGAAGTTGTTTGACTAAGcactttaattgctaatttttgtaattcgGGAACACATGTGCCATATATCATCCACCACTCAgctgcataatattatttaaatttcaaaataactttaaaatgtacaatataattaaataatataaattaaattaaataattcaattaactGTTTACCCGGATTCATTTGCTTCCAAGCTCTTTGTGCTTGTGGAGTACCGAATGTCTCATGTTTATCTCTAAATAATAACAACTGCATAAATAAAAGatagagtaaaaataaaaataaaaattctatttcaaattatttaactaagttacaaataATAGTAGTTGAATCTAACCTGATTAACCATTCTGACTTGAGTATCCATAGAAGgttctaatctttcaattactgATCGTGTACCTTCTAATGTTTCTATTAATACATTCTCAGAATGCTCCACCCCAAATTGAAATTGAGGGTtgagaaaataacctaagtataatttataagaatatcatcaaataataataatctaaagcttaaaataataaaatataaaaatagttcttaattatatgaaatattttatcTTACCAGCTGAATGCAAGTCGGAATgcataaaattccatctattgTCAATAATCTTTTCATACTCTGTGAAATATCGACAATTTTGTTGAATTGCTCGTTTAGCCCTATCAACAGCCTCATAAATAAAGCCCATCGTTGGTTTTTCATCGCTATCCACAAGTCTCAATACTCTTACTAAGGGCTCATAAACTTTTATGAGGTCATTGGcttttttccaaaaatcttttcccaaaacaatttttttggcttCATAAGCAGGCCCTGACTTTTGCTTTCcccattttgattctttaaattcctatatattcataagaaaaattttaaaataatataatttaaattatttggaactaaTAAAATCACTAAAGGTTactatatttaagtaattatattaactaattataaaatactgacctttgaattaaacatttctctcaaaccttgcttttgtcttgttatctcttcaagttgaatgaaatgagttgCAAATCGAGTAAGAGCGGGTCGAAGTATTTGTTTCCCTTGTGTATACTTCTTCATCAAATCAACAGTCCAAATGTGATTGTATATAAAGCAAGTCACTTTCTTTGCCTCATCTAACACTTTTGCTACACTGGGCTTTTTCCCAATATCTTCAAGGCATAAATCTAAACAGTGAGCTGCACATGAGGTCCAATATAGATGTTGTCTTTTCAACATTAACTTTTTTCCAGCAGCTTTCATTGCTGCCTCATTATCAGTCACTATTTGGACAatgtaattttctccaatttcttcTACAACTGAATCTAACAAACGGTAGTAGAATTCAGCATCTCTACTACGGACACTTGAGACATCTACCGATTTCCAAAAAATGGTTCCTTTACTGCAATAAACAAGGAAATTAATGATGTGCATTTGATTCAAACTGTTGGTCCAACCATCACACATTAGAGTTGCACCCAATTCTTTCCAATGAGTCTTTAGTACATTTACCCAATCATGAACTCGTTGATACTCTGACTCCAAATACACATCTGAAACCTCATAAGGTGTTGGGAGCTTTACACCTTGTCCAACTTCTGTTGccacttgaattaagttatacaaccatggagagcttgctaattgaaaaggaagtctttcatatattataaatttagataccgcttcacctatcttccttcgaaaactctttaaaaaagagTCATTGACCTTTGGTTGCTTTGAACTTTTGCTTCTAACCAATTCAGGTATAGCTCCCCTTAAGGTAAACTCAGACTCACCTAGAATAGATTTACTTGTTCTTTCTCTATTATGTTCTCTAGCTGATCCATGAGAAGATCGCTCTTCTTCATAAATGTTATCCCAACCACCAGTACTTCGTCTGAATTCTTCCCTTCTATGCCACTCGTGTTGTGATTGGATACTTTCTCGAGTTGCTTGCCTTATAGCAGAAACCTCATCAATGAATCCCTCATGCTCATCCTCCTCTTCTATTAATTGAGATAAGAATTcatcttttctcctctttttgtctattttctttgtGTTGCTTTCTTTTAGTACATTCATCATACTTTCTCTAATGACacctgttaataaaataaaaataattcacactttatattattatcaattatatataatctttattgataaatttacaataacatttaataataataataaagtatcacataccagtaacattagggcatggtgcaacattgccggttttatgagcaatgtgctctttCAGTCGTGTTATTCCTCCTTTCACAACTTTACCACAAAGTTTACATACGATACTTCCTCTCGCATTTGGCACTAGAGTTCCAAAGTGCCAACCTATATCATTACTTGGTGCACCCTCCAATCCTTTAGTCGGGAACTCTTCACGTGGTggcatgctttatttttatttatataagaaacataaaattatatttagaaatataagcaACTCATTACTTATATAGTTATATTATCAACAATATAATAccaaaaaagtaaacaaaatttaaagctaAAGTAAAGACCTaatattatagaaataaataaatattgtgtaaaaaaatttaataataataatactggtaataaataataataataataataataataataataataatcatgatgatgatgatgatgatggtattaataataataataacaataataaaaatcttaaaattaaaaattatatgaaaggATATActatatagataaataaaatgatataataaaataaatgtatttaaaatatttaggtaaataaatatgaaaagaaatataattgaaataataatgcaaaactaattaaattttaataatatggtaataataacaagtaaataaataataaaataaaaaaggaaaaataataatagtaatagtaatattaaattaattaatttaataataaaatagcaaaaataacaaaaagggactaaatcgaacttaaaacataaatttgcGGCAAAtccgaaataaataaaaagaaaaaggaccaaattgaatgcacaaataacaaaaatggatcaaatgggaaataatccccatccttcaaaacgcacagcttcaaggtggaccaaattgaaatacgaaataaattataggacaaaattaaaaaagaaataagcttgattgtaaataataaaaaataggaagggctaaaagcgcaattaacCCTTCtgttaaaaacacgcggatcctaggaaACGGGTCGGGTAAGTGCGCGGGTTAGgccgaaacggcgtcgttttggtgcCAGAGTGGCctgcccaaaacggcgtcgttttgaaggcctatttaaatgaaaaaattttcagaatattCATTTCTGCCATTCTTCAAAAACTTGCTTTTGCCTTTTTCTCTCAATTATTTTCTTCTCTGCCGTTGCCCAGAATCCGGCCATCGGCCACCGTGGCAGCCGCCGATCACCGGCGACGGCGCCGCCGTGCACGGTGGTCGGAAATCGCCGAAAACATTTTAACCCCCCCTTTTTTTGTGTAGAATATAGATCTAgggataaaaatatcaaaaaatcacTCTATGTTGCAGATTCAAGACATGCAAGTACTTTACTGGTTAGACGGTTAGTTTTCTCTACTTACTTGATCTATTGCTTTGCTTGCTGCCTGTGCCCTGTGGCTGTGTTTTTTGCCTTGCCGAAATATGGAGAATGAAGAAATATATTTTGCCTTTGCTTGTGAATCTGTGAAATGTGAGTTTGTGAGtgagttttgaattttttaatcgACTTTCAGATTCAGTCTTTTACTTTACTTTGTTTTGATTGCAGGTTGGGAGGGAATATATTCCCttgtcttttgttttattatgaagTACAATTATTCAGTCTTTCTTctcaacttgattttttttttaatttacggAAACGGAAAATAACGGGAATAGCGGCCCGTTATTGCCGCAATTGTCCGTTATCCGTTAAATTGCGGCCGCTATCCACCGTTATCGGTGTGAATCCGCTTCCCTCCGTTATTTTCAGCAATAGCGGTTTCGGTCGGCGGcgctaccgctatataacggccgtTATTCTAAAAACGTTCCGTTATTTGAATCCCTGGTCAAGAGAGTTGTCTTGCCAACGCCCCCCAAGCCATAGAGGCCAATGATCCCCGCATCTTTATCCACGATGCAGCTCCATACCTTTTGGATTGTGGATTAATCTAGAGCAACTGGCTGCTCTACAGGTCTAACTACCACTGAAGCTGCGGGCTGATTCTCCGCTACTTTCTCAAAAACTCCTTTACTCTTATGATCACTTATTTCTTGAAGCATTTCGGCCACCTTTTTACCAAACTTGTAGCTAGACAAGTAATTCATGGAAGCACAGCCGCCGAGACACAAGTTATTCATTTGTCGAGGGCCATCTGCAATCAACTCTTCCGCCTCTGTTATCATAGTTTCTGCTTTTGAAAGCCATAGCTGTACTTGCTCAAATGGCTTCAATAGTCGTTGTTCTGCAAGATCAACCTGCCTTAGCAGGTCGTTCCTTGTGCCTTCAGTTCTTGAAGAGCAGCAGATAAAGTTGGAAGGGTTTGCTGAAGCTTGCACACGTAATTAGCATGTCCAGCAATGGAATCTAAGCCACGAAGGATGAAATTCTCTAAACCAATTTGGACTGAGCAGCATTAATTGCCCATGATTCTGGTGAAGGAAACTGAATGAGATGTGGATGCAAAGTGAATTGTTTGTGAATGAGTCAAAAATAAAGTTAGGTAACGTGGAAAAGTCAAAGAAGACGGGGTTTGAACAGATTGAGGTGGAAGGCGATTGTGGCACAGTTATGAAGAGGATGCACATGAAATAAAGCTAAAGAAGATGAGGTTTCAACCATTAGAGCTTTGATTATGAATAGTGAAGATAAAGCAAGCAGATTCAGAGAGTCTATTATAGTTTGGGTTAATTGGTCTGTTATGGTAACGTATGTGCTTACCTTATatcaattaatataaaatataaccatAAATGTGAACCATCTTTTGAACCATTAAGATACCATcctctttctttcattattaattatatcaatatttttagTAAGATTTATCGGATTTTTAAgtgaaaatttcaattttgttgTCACAATTATTACTTGAATGAATTTTGTAACAAGTAAATTCTGCCCAGTccactaaataaaaataatataataaacaaaacCTAATAAATAAAAGTCTAATAAACAATTCAGTTCATTTATAAAATGTCATACCCAAATTACATCAAGCTCAAACGgcccaaattaacaaaaaaactcTAATGGCCTAACAACTTAAActattttcagaaaaaaagaaaaaaaaaacccctagTGCCGCCGTCGCTCCTAGCCTCTGCCACCATCAACTGCTCCTCAACCACCACCTACAAAGAACAGCAAAGAACACGCAAGAATCATGTCACGAACCGTGTTCAAATACATTTACCCGTTTTTATACTCTGGCCGAATAAGCTAAATACATATTACTTTAAGTATTACATTCGTCTTTGCACGTggcacaaaaaagaaaaatttttcaaatcaaggttatgttcattattttggaattaaaaaagtCGTATTCTTAACTTATGGAATATGACTTCCTTCTAAAACCAAGATAGTcgaatatttactttaaaataaaaaaaaaaacaagatttaAGTGATGATCAGATGACGTTCATTCTTGTTCTCAAGGATCTAAGGCATTGTGTCTTAACTTATGAGACATAATCCTTtcttctcgattaacttgaaataagccatttttgtgaaaattaatttagttaagtaatgtcTTAAtaagggattgtattttaaattctctccaaatttttaattttcgacactaaaggcatcaagtaatcaactaggtaccaattttgggcatcacgagggtgctaatcttttctcgtgtgtaaccgactcccgaactcatttcatgaattttgtagaccaaaaatcgttgttttagtaaatcaaactttttattaaaacgatcaaattacgaggtgattcGATCATACctcataaaaaggattggtggcgacttcatTTTAGttccttttaaaataaaaaaagtcgaTCAAAAAGGTTTTGAcaaatttatttgataataataGAAATTCTAATTTTCATTCAAATTACTTATGTTTGAAGCTACAATTTCATTAATTGGAAAAATTTTTTAATACAGATATTGCAAACtacaagtaaattttttttttctcaatattCAAACATCACACAACAATGAACCACTTTGCAATTTTTAGGATTGTCTAATATTTAATAGACTTGAAAGAAGGGAGAAAAGCATCTCGAGTGGCTTCACTTTCCCTTTCGACTCTAGCCCACCAATCTTCGCTTCCCTCAATGGTGAGCAGATTCCCTTTTGCACTGTCTGAGTTGAGAGGAAGCTTCTTTAGTTCTTCAGAGTCATCTATATGAATAAGTTTCAGACATGGGAAGGGTAGGGCATCCTAATATCTGCTCTTCAATTCCGGTAGAAACTCTAACTCAAGTGTTTCAAGCTTCAAAATGGTTTAAGGTATGGAATTTCAATTACACTTGCAACTTCACTAAATTTTCCCTCATTCAATATTTCTTCCATTTTGTCACACCCAAATATATCAAGCCGCATCTCTCAATTTCTCACACTTAATAATTTGAACTTCGCTCAATGTATGAAAGTTTGAAGTATAATTAGTACCTGAAGAAACCCAGGTATGCAGCTTTTCCATTTTCATCTCCTCCATATTTTCACATTAATCAAAGAATTGCAGTGTCTCTAGACGCTCCAGATTTTCTAGACATAAAACATCAAATACTTTTGGTTCTCTAAAATCAATAAGGAGTAGTGCTAGGGTCAAACATCGAAACAAGTTAAAGCTCAGGAATCTTTCTAGAGAAAACATGCTTTTTATCTGTACCCATAGTACATTCAAATGTTGGAAACCTTTCAATTCATCTATAAGCTTTTCATTACCCCCATTCAAAATATTGATAATCTCTATTTGTCGGTAACCACATTCTGAGTACTTGCAACCTGGAAAAACTAGAGATCAAATGTTGTGGGATTTTAATGAGATTGTTCATACACCTCAAGTCCAACGCTTTTAGTTTTGTCAGCGATTTCAACTCTATTGGCAACTCTGATATAGCAGTCAATGATAGATCAAGACATTCTAGCGAAATCAATTTCGAAATTCCCGTAGGCAGCGCTCGTAATCCCAAGTTTCCTGACAAATCCAAAACAATTAGTTGAGGTATAAATTAGAAGAAACCATCACTGGTCACTTCCAACCAATTTTTGTAAAGAAACAATGTTCGAAGATTAGGGCTTTTGGGTGTTTCGTTGAGAACTTCAATCTTATTTTCCATCACTGACATTCATTTTACACTTTTCCATGCCTTAATATTTGGTTCTTCCtgcttttacaaaaaaaaaaaaaactattcccAGTTGCTTCGAACTCACGTGTAATCCATAAATCCATGTCACGGATGCACAGATAACTTCATACCTGGAAAACCTTTTTCACAACGATTATCAAAGGACTCATCAAGAAAAGAAGTGGATATGCCTTTGATAAATTTAGCTTCTCCAACACCTTCAATTGGAACAGAAGAAgaaatcaaatttaactattaatattttaataaggaGTTGAAATGatctttttaatagaaatactaactaaaatgttaaaaaaaaaagaagacaaagGCAACCCAAgaatagacctgtccatgggcctcAGGTTTTCCttaagtatctctgtggaagaggTCCTCAAATTTGGgctaagggcaagttgagccttaAGTTTATTGGGTCTTATTGGATTTTGAGACAAGTGGGGGCCAGTTGCCTATTAGTTGGAGTTGTCTTTGAAGTTAGACCGCATACACGATGTGTTTCACGCCTCTATGTTAAGACGGTATCAGTCTGATCCATCTCATATTGTTTTAGTTGATGAGATTGAGGTGCAGCTGGATTTGACTTTTGAAGAGGAACCAGTGCAGATTCTGGATTGAGAAGTTAAAGTCTTGAGAAGGAATAACATTCTTTTGGTTAAGGTTCTGTGGTGGAATCAAGGTATTAAGCACACCACTTACGAGCCAAAGGACTCGGTTCGACAACAATATCCGCATCTGTTTgagttaggtaaattttgaggccaaaatttttTGAAggaagggagagttgtaacacccaaaatttttgtttttgaattgttAAATCATGTCAAGTGAATTGATTTGAGTTCAATGGATAACTGTTTTGTTTATGTTCCTAAGGTCCTGTGTTCAAATctcttctctttaatttttgttatttttattccaaCTCTTGACTTAGAACATCTAACAAATCTTTAAATTTTGGGTAATTGTTGGCATGAAGGAGCTTcttggtttagtggtaaggcttTAGCTTACCTAGAGGTCTTATGTTTGAATCTTGTGCATTCTTTTATGCTATTCCCTTGTTTATTCTTTCTTCTTCcgttttattcttatttttcttcctttttctctaCTGTTGAAATGGGTTGTGCTAACGTCCATTTCTAGAGTTCATTGTTTGCTCGTAAGTGGTAAGAGGGAATAGGATTTGTAATCATAACTCCTTTCAGTGATATGTGTTATCCGCTCACTTTTTGAGAATGTTATTTTTCGGTTTGTCGTAACAATGGACGCCTAATCATTCCTAATGTATGATTCTGTTAGGTGAGAATCAAGTCGCGCATTTTCCGCTATCGGGTTGAGTATCGACAGTCTTCTCTTCAAAGGGTAAGTTATCAAATGCTCATATTAGGGGTTGGTTTGTGATAATTTAGTTTACAAGGACTGGATGTCTTGTGATTTTTAGGCTGAATGCTTTAGAAAGCAAGGGTCGATTCTCGTTTTTATCACTAATCCGTAAGTTGGGTGTCATTCTAGGTACTAGATTTGCTGTTGTTGTGTTGGCGTCTAAAAACAATTAGGTGTGTACCTCAATCTTGAAAAATATGTGAATGACATAAAGCCAAAAACCAACTGTCAACGCCGCACGACCATGTGCCAGCTCGTGTGGGCCTATTTTCTGTAAAATTTAGTTAGGGTCGTGTTTCGAAGTGTGTTTTGAGTGCATACTATAGGGTTTTCTAAGTGATATTCATGTTTTTAGTATATGAATATGTGGTTATGTCTTTGTATGAGTATTTTCTGAAAGCATGTTAATTGTAGTAATTTTGTATCTGTTCTGAAAATTCTGAGTATATCATTAGCATGTTTCTGATATGTAAGCATGTTTGATCTATATGCATCTGAATATCTGGTTATGCTAATTAGTACACGTGTATTAGGGTGAGATAATTATGTGACGGAAAAAGTGTTGACAGTTTAATGATCTGCCTTATTTGGTGTTTTTACTATATACATCTGTTATGGCACTTAAACTGCATTTTTGGTGGCTTGACCACCCATATCTGATTTTGGCGGGTTACTGTATTATTTCTGACATCTTTGACTGCACATTTTTGTATAGTGACATATGCTCACTTATTAGTGTGTGGGGTTGGATGGGTATTTATTACcatatatggtgtgttgggatggatggagatggtatgtagcggatgggggtaggatatgTATCTGTTATGTATTAAGGGTTGCATCGCATGATATCCCATACCATTTGTATCTGATCTGATTATCATGTTGCATCGCATAGTATGTCATGGTGTGTATTCTGTACGATTTTTGGTTTCTGTGTAATTTTGCTATCTATTCTGTTTGCATGGGCTAAGTTACACATTGAGCTTTGTAAGCCCAACCCATTTTTCTGACTTCTCAGGTAATCAACAAACTTAGGATTGGGCGGCGCGCAAGAGTTCAGATTAATTTCCTGGTTAATAAAATAAgactatttatgttttaatttaattttgaacttttggaattgtaaatttgtttttgGACTTTACTTTACGGTTTGGTTTATTTACGTCAGATTTTGGTGTTTTTATCATTAAACTACAAAAGTACATGATTTATCAAATTAGAATCTTGGTTTTCAAAACTCAAACTCCGGAATCTCCGCTGC
Protein-coding sequences here:
- the LOC107937254 gene encoding uncharacterized protein, producing MPPREEFPTKGLEGAPSNDIGWHFGTLVPNARGSIVCKLCGKVVKGGITRLKEHIAHKTGNVAPCPNVTGVIRESMMNVLKESNTKKIDKKRRKDEFLSQLIEEEDEHEGFIDEVSAIRQATRESIQSQHEWHRREEFRRSTGGWDNIYEEERSSHGSAREHNRERTSKSILGESEFTLRGAIPELVRSKSSKQPKVNDSFLKSFRRKIGEAVSKFIIYERLPFQLASSPWLYNLIQVATEVGQGVKLPTPYEVSDVYLESEYQRVHDWVNVLKTHWKELGATLMCDGWTNSLNQMHIINFLVYCSKGTIFWKSVDVSSVRSRDAEFYYRLLDSVVEEIGENYIVQIVTDNEAAMKAAGKKLMLKRQHLYWTSCAAHCLDLCLEDIGKKPSVAKVLDEAKKVTCFIYNHIWTVDLMKKYTQGKQILRPALTRFATHFIQLEEITRQKQGLREMFNSKEFKESKWGKQKSGPAYEAKKIVLGKDFWKKANDLIKVYEPLVRVLRLVDSDEKPTMGFIYEAVDRAKRAIQQNCRYFTEYEKIIDNRWNFMHSDLHSAGYFLNPQFQFGVEHSENVLIETLEGTRSVIERLEPSMDTQVRMVNQLLLFRDKHETFGTPQAQRAWKQMNPAEWWMIYGTCVPELQKLAIKVLSQTTSASNCERNWSTFSYIHTKARNRLKYKKLEKLVFTYYNMRLKMRHQQRMSTDDINASFNPISLDYIFEDVDPLSEWLHEKENPLLDGENAGVLPVDTSDDEMDVDQSQQQILSHSSSSSTPSQSGDGPDGGGLSPIDEDDGYSGDRGEIRSSSQYGGEYGGGTTGGHFRDRSEFDGNMFPEPRRDRSEPRAPSKGKGKKHTSIGSSSGSGRRSSSSNLGYSDSSTSTQGFYPPEQPSHGYPQPYGYYPPFPNYGVPYQPQMYPPPPMYHPPPPFMYPPPQIYPPYQLNENQGENVAFFGYIFGQRPRESSQERSQSEGEGFDLPRHSTNW